Genomic segment of Ardenticatena maritima:
ACCAGTGGGCGAATGGTGAACCGCTGGACGAACCGGCGCTGACCGCCGGCATTCGCGAAGTGCAGGAGGCGTGAAATGGGCGCGACATTCGTGCAAAAGGTGCTTGCCCGCGCCGCCGGGCGCAGCGAAGCCCGTGTGGGCGAGGTGTTGGACGTGCGCCCCGACCGCATTCTGAGCCACGACAACACCGCCGCCATCATCGCCAAGTGGCGCACACTGGGGCAATCGCGCCTGCCCCACCCCGAACGGCTCGCCATCACGCTCGACCACGCCGCGCCGCCCCCCACGGTGCGCCATGCGCAGAACCACGCCACCATTCGCGCCTTTGTCGCCGAACAGGGTATCCGCCACTTTTTTGAGGTGGGGCGTGGTATCTGCCACCAGGTGCTGAGCGAAGAGGCGCTGGTGCTCCCCGGCGACGTGATTTTGGGGGCTGATTCGCACACGGTGCATTTCGGCTGGCTGGGGGCGTTTGGCGCGGGTGTCGGGCGGAGTGAAGTGGCGGCGCTCTGGGCGTTGGGGCGCATCTGGTTGCGTGTTCCACCGACGATCCGTTTCGTGTTGCGTGGGCGGCTCGCACCGGATGTCTCCGCCAAGGATTTGGCGCTGCACATTATCGGGCGCTTCGGTGCAGACGGCGGGCTTTACCGTGCGGTGGAATTCGGCGGCGATGGATTGGCAACGCTCTCGCTGGACGACCGCATGACGCTCGCCAACATGATGGCGGAGTTTGGCGTGAAAAACGCCTACCTGCCGCCCGATGAGCACGTGTTCGACTGGCTGGCGGAACGCCTTGCCCGCCGTGAGGGCATTTCCCGCGAAGCAGCCTACGACCGCATCACCGCCCGCGCTCTCTACCCCGACCCGACCGCCGAGTACGAGGCGGTGCATGTCATCCGTCTGGACGAGGTGGAACCGGTGGTGGCGTGCCCCCACACAGTGGACAACGTAGTGCCGCTTTCGGCTGTCGCCGGGCGGCGCATTCACATGGCGTTTCTGGGCACCTGCACCAACGGACGGCTGAGCGACATCGCCACAGCCGCCGAGATTGTGCGCGGCAAACGCATTGCGCCGGGGGTGCGCTTTCTTGTCATTCCCGCCTCGTCGGAAGTGCTGCAAGAAGCGCTGGCGCGCGGCTACATCGCCGACCTGGTCGCCGCAGGCGCTACAATTGGCACACCGGGGTGTGGTCCCTGCATGGGGAACCATTTGGGCGTGCTTGCGCCGGGTGAAGTCTGCATCAGCAGCGCGAACCGCAACTTTCGCGGGCGCATGGGCACGCCGGAGGCGGAGATTTATCTTGCCAGCCCCGCCGTCGTCGCGGCGAGTGCGCTGGCGGGCGTGATTGCTCGCCCTTCCCCCGAACCTGTTGCCGTGCAACAAGCGGCACCATCCGCACACGTCTAACAAGGAGGCAACATGATTATCCGTGGGCGCGTCTGGAAGTATGGCGATAACGTCAATACGGACGTGATTTTTCCCG
This window contains:
- a CDS encoding 3-isopropylmalate dehydratase large subunit codes for the protein MGATFVQKVLARAAGRSEARVGEVLDVRPDRILSHDNTAAIIAKWRTLGQSRLPHPERLAITLDHAAPPPTVRHAQNHATIRAFVAEQGIRHFFEVGRGICHQVLSEEALVLPGDVILGADSHTVHFGWLGAFGAGVGRSEVAALWALGRIWLRVPPTIRFVLRGRLAPDVSAKDLALHIIGRFGADGGLYRAVEFGGDGLATLSLDDRMTLANMMAEFGVKNAYLPPDEHVFDWLAERLARREGISREAAYDRITARALYPDPTAEYEAVHVIRLDEVEPVVACPHTVDNVVPLSAVAGRRIHMAFLGTCTNGRLSDIATAAEIVRGKRIAPGVRFLVIPASSEVLQEALARGYIADLVAAGATIGTPGCGPCMGNHLGVLAPGEVCISSANRNFRGRMGTPEAEIYLASPAVVAASALAGVIARPSPEPVAVQQAAPSAHV